AGGAACGGGCACTGGCCACTTTAAAGTACATGAACCTGGAACTTCAAAAATTGGAATTGAAGAACGACATTCAATCCAAGGTGAGAAGTGATATGGACCAACAACAGCGGGAATACTTCCTTCATCAGCAGATGAAGACCATTCAGGAAGAGCTGGGGGTGATGTCCTATGAAGAGGAGTTCGAGGAAATGCACAAAAGGGCCAAAAAGAAGAAATGGGACAAGAAGGTCAAGGAACATTTCACCAAGGAACTGGCCAAAATGCAGCGCATGAACCCACAGGTTGCGGAATATTCCATTCAACGGAATTATTTGGACCTATTCCTGGACCTTCCATGGAATGAATACTCCAAGGACAAGTTTGACCTTAAGCGTGCGCAAAAGATATTGGATAGGGATCATTACGGATTGGAGGATGTAAAACGAAGGATTGTGGAATACCTGGCCGTATTGAAGCTTAGAAACGATATGAAATCCCCCATCCTCTGTCTTTATGGCCCTCCCGGAGTAGGGAAGACCTCTTTGGGAAAATCGGTTGCGGAGGCGCTCGGAAGGGAGTATGTGCGGATGTCGTTGGGAGGACTTAGGGATGAGGCCGAAATCCGTGGCCACCGAAAGACCTATATTGGTGCGATGCCGGGCCGTATTGTACAAAGCATAAAAAAAGCGGGCACTTCCAATCCGGTATTTATTTTGGATGAGATAGATAAGTTGAGCAATAGTCATCAAGGGGATCCATCTTCGGCCATGCTGGAGGTATTGGACCCTGAACAGAACAATGAGTTCTATGACAACTTTTTGGAAATGGGTTATGATCTGTCCAAGGTAATGTTCATAGCAACCGCCAATAATCTGGGTACCATTCAACCTGCACTTCGCGATAGGATGGAAATCATTAATGTGACCGGGTATACGATCGAAGAGAAGGTTGAAATTGCTAAAAAACATTTGTTGCCCAAGCAATTGAAGGAACACGGCCTGTCCTCCACACACCTGAAAATAGGCAAACCACAATTGGAAAAAATTGTAGAGGGTTACACCAGGGAATCCGGGGTTAGGACCCTGGAGAAACAATTGGCCAAGATGGTACGTTACGCCGCCAAAAACATTGCAACCGATGAGGAATATGAGGTAAAGGTCACCAATCAGGTAATTGAAGATGTTCTGGGACCACCACGTTTGGAGCGTGACAAGTATGAGAATAATCAGGTGGCCGGTGTAGTTACCGGATTGGCATGGACCAGTGTTGGCGGGGATATCCTATTTATTGAATCTATTCTATCAAAAGGAAAGGGTTTGCTCAATATTACCGGTAATCTGGGCAAGGTGATGAAGGAATCCGCAACAATTGCCATGGAATACATCAAATCCAATGCGGAAAGCTTTGGGATAGACCCGGACGTTTTTGAGCAATACAATGTACATATCCATGTTCCTGAGGGTGCTACTCCAAAAGATGGGCCCAGTGCGGGGATTACCATGTTGACCTCCCTGGTTTCCCTGTTCACCCAACGTAAGGTAAAGAAGAGTTTGGCCATGACCGGAGAGATTACCCTTAGGGGAAAAGTACTTCCCGTTGGTGGAATCAAAGAAAAAATCCTTGCGGCAAAACGGGCCAAGATAAAGGAAATCATCTTATGTGAGGAGAATAGAAAGGACATCCAGGAAATTAAGGAGGAATACCTAAAAGGATTGACCTTTCATTATGTATCCGATATGAGTGAGGTCATAGAAATTGCCATAACCAAACAGCAGGTGAAAAACGCCAAAAAATTATAATTTTAGCCGGTTAATTGCGGTCTTTTTTCGATTTATGGGTAAAATCATCATTGCGATAGATGGTCATTCCTCCACAGGGAAGAGTACGGTTGCCAAACGTTTGGCAGAAGCTTTGGACTATCTTTATGTGGATACGGGAGCCATGTACAGGGCGGTAACCCTATTTGCCCTGGAAAATGGGCTCATAGATGATTCCCAACAAAATTTTGAAGGCTTAAAATCACATTTGGACGACCTTGATGTTTCGTTCCAAAGGAATCCAGAAACGGGCCAATTTCAAATTCATTTGAACAACGAGAATGTTGAAAACAGGATACGGACGCTGGATGTTTCCCAACAAGTGAGCAAAATTGCCGCAATTCCCGAAGTACGCGAAAAGCTGGTGGAGCAACAGCAGAGGATGGGTGTGGGGAAAGGAATGGTCATGGATGGTAGGGATATTGGTACCGTGGTTTTTCCCAAGGCGGAGCTTAAATTATTTATGACCGCATCGGCGGAAAAAAGGGCGCAGCGTCGTTATAAGGAATTAGTGGAAAGGGGAGAAGAGGTAACCTACGATGAGGTGCTGAAAAATGTACAGGAAAGGGATCATCTCGATTCCACCAGGGAAACATCACCATTACGGAAGGCCGGGGATGCCATAGTGTTTGACAACAGCGATATGGGCCTGGACGAGCAGTTTGAACGTGTGCTATGCTTGGCACAACAAGTCATGGAAAAGGGATTGTAAAAAGGCGCCAATTGGCGCCTTTTACCGTAATTCCGAGTTTCTTACAGGTTGGGGATCACCAAAACCTGATCGGGATGGATTACATCCGGATTCTTTAATTGATCGGTATTGGCCTCAAAGATTTTGTTATACTTCATGGCATCGCCATAATAGTGTTTTGCAATCTTGCTCAGGGATTCACCACTTTTTACGGTATGCCTGTGGTAAACGGAATCATCTGCAACGGTAATATTTGCCTTAATGTCAGCAGGGCTTTCGCCACCCAATTCCTTGATCTTATCCCAAATCACATTCTTTTCATATGGGGTAGCTGCTTGGCCTTTAACTTTTAAAACGCCGGCCTCTTCAGAAACATCGCCTCCTTGGATGCCCAATTCCTGACCTAGATCCAATACGGCTTGATATTTTGCTTTTACACTCATAATGTACTCTTTTACTTTAATGGTTACTATTACGAAACAAGATAGGTATAAAAGTCACATTTCGGCCTAAATATTCTTTAAGACTTGTTTAAATAACCACGCTTCAAAGTAAAGGTTTGTTTAACAAAGGAATTCATTGTATTTTTGCACTCCTTTTTTGGCACATGCAGGAGAAAAAAGGAATTAGAAACATAACAATCACTTCCACACCAGTGCCTAACTCTTGTAACCGTGTGGGATACAAATTCAAATCAGCACATGGCTGAAGAAAAAAAAGCCGCTGAAGTAGTTGAGGAAACTACAACGGCAACCCAGGAAGCTAACGAAACTACTACGGAAGTTAGCGAAACTGCAGAGACAGTAAAAGAGGAAACCCCAAAACAGGACCCCAAAGAGTTTTTAGAAAATTTTGACTGGGACAAGTACGAAGAGGGTATTGAAAAGGTAGATGACAGCAAACTAAGTGAGTTCGAGAAACTTGTTGCCGAAAACTTTGTGGATACGGCCGATGAGGAAGTAGTTGAAGGAACCGTTGTGCACATGACGGACCGCGAGGCCATCATCGATATCAATGCAAAATCCGAGGGGGTCATTTCCCTAAATGAGTTCCGTTACAACCCAGATTTAAAGGTAGGTGATAAGGTTGAGGTCCTTATTGACATCAGGGAAGATAAAACGGGCCAATTGGTGCTTTCACACAGAAAAGCTAGGACCATTATGGCTTGGGACCGTGTGAATGCAGCCCATGACAAAGAAGAAATTGTTACCGGTTTTGTGAAATGTAGGACCAAAGGAGGTATGATTGTGGATGTCTTTGGCATTGAAGCATTCCTTCCCGGTTCCCAGATAGATGTAAAACCAATCCGGGACTATGACCAGTATGTAGGTAAGACCATGGAGTTCAAGGTGGTGAAAATAA
The sequence above is a segment of the Muricauda sp. SCSIO 64092 genome. Coding sequences within it:
- the cmk gene encoding (d)CMP kinase — its product is MGKIIIAIDGHSSTGKSTVAKRLAEALDYLYVDTGAMYRAVTLFALENGLIDDSQQNFEGLKSHLDDLDVSFQRNPETGQFQIHLNNENVENRIRTLDVSQQVSKIAAIPEVREKLVEQQQRMGVGKGMVMDGRDIGTVVFPKAELKLFMTASAEKRAQRRYKELVERGEEVTYDEVLKNVQERDHLDSTRETSPLRKAGDAIVFDNSDMGLDEQFERVLCLAQQVMEKGL
- the lon gene encoding endopeptidase La codes for the protein MSTIKFKSLDNMSLQGLEEDAELIPLLTPEDEEEMNRENLPETLPILPLRNTVLFPGVVIPITAGRDKSINLIKDANNGSKVIGVVSQKDESVENPTVKDINSLGTVARILRVLQMPDGNTTVIIQGKKRFEISEVITEKPYMTATIREAHETRPDQNDEEFLAIIDSIKELAYQIIKDNPNIPSEATFAIKNIQSNSFLINFVSSNLNLDVEEKQKLLEIPDLQERALATLKYMNLELQKLELKNDIQSKVRSDMDQQQREYFLHQQMKTIQEELGVMSYEEEFEEMHKRAKKKKWDKKVKEHFTKELAKMQRMNPQVAEYSIQRNYLDLFLDLPWNEYSKDKFDLKRAQKILDRDHYGLEDVKRRIVEYLAVLKLRNDMKSPILCLYGPPGVGKTSLGKSVAEALGREYVRMSLGGLRDEAEIRGHRKTYIGAMPGRIVQSIKKAGTSNPVFILDEIDKLSNSHQGDPSSAMLEVLDPEQNNEFYDNFLEMGYDLSKVMFIATANNLGTIQPALRDRMEIINVTGYTIEEKVEIAKKHLLPKQLKEHGLSSTHLKIGKPQLEKIVEGYTRESGVRTLEKQLAKMVRYAAKNIATDEEYEVKVTNQVIEDVLGPPRLERDKYENNQVAGVVTGLAWTSVGGDILFIESILSKGKGLLNITGNLGKVMKESATIAMEYIKSNAESFGIDPDVFEQYNVHIHVPEGATPKDGPSAGITMLTSLVSLFTQRKVKKSLAMTGEITLRGKVLPVGGIKEKILAAKRAKIKEIILCEENRKDIQEIKEEYLKGLTFHYVSDMSEVIEIAITKQQVKNAKKL
- a CDS encoding LysM peptidoglycan-binding domain-containing protein, coding for MSVKAKYQAVLDLGQELGIQGGDVSEEAGVLKVKGQAATPYEKNVIWDKIKELGGESPADIKANITVADDSVYHRHTVKSGESLSKIAKHYYGDAMKYNKIFEANTDQLKNPDVIHPDQVLVIPNL